A single Vicia villosa cultivar HV-30 ecotype Madison, WI unplaced genomic scaffold, Vvil1.0 ctg.006202F_1_1, whole genome shotgun sequence DNA region contains:
- the LOC131642955 gene encoding uncharacterized protein LOC131642955, translating into MGLRADIAHSVSKREFATYAECLRQCYVAENNLKRVQEERNQNRTNFRDQGRSTQHLKPISSPSKKKQGYGDQSAPPPYCHKCKKRHTGECKPTSVTCYECGEQGHISPHCSRKKALEKTAVDCGATHSFISTECVCRLGLEVTPLPDPMIISSATDDTVEARLICKDCSISFNARDFSIDLICLPLKILDVILGMVWLSLNSVYIGCKEKTIFIPAEETSSDDAITKLIEGTTSAVSYLFSQERYFLLVLSKESSVRVVLSEILVVCEFPDVFPEDITSLPPEREAEFSIDLVLGTAPVSITPYRISPI; encoded by the exons atgggtttgagggccgacattgctcatagtgtGTCTAAGAGGGAGTTCGCTACATATGCTGAATGTTTGAGGCAATGCTATGTTGCGGAGAATAACTTGAAGAGGGTTCAAGAAGAGAGGAACCAAAATAGGACTAATTTTAGAGACCAAGGGAGATCTACCCAGCACTTGAAGCCCATTAGTTCTCCATCAAAGAAGAAGCAAGGATATGGAGACCAATCGGCTCCACCTCCTTATTGTCACAAGTGCAAGAAGAGACATACCGGGGAGTGCAAACCCACTTCTGTTACTTGTTACGAATGTGGCGAGCAGGGTCACATATCTCCGCATTGTTCTAGAAAGAAGGCTCTTGAGAAGACTGCAG ttgattgtggagctaCTCATTCCTTTATTTCTACCGAGTGTGTTTGTCGACTTGGTTTGGAAGTCACTCCATTACCCGATCCTATGATCATTTCTTCGGCAACGGATGATACAGTGGAAGCCCGACTGATTTGTAAAGATTGTTCAATATCTTTCAATGCACGTGATTTTTCGATCGATCTAATTTGTTTACCTCTCAAAATACTCGATGTCATTCTAGGGATGGTTTGGTTATCTCTTAATTCAGTGTATATTGGTTGTAAGGAAAAGACCATATTCATTCCTGCTGAAGAGACTTCTTCcgatgatgcaattaccaagttgatagaaggtacgACCAGCGCAGTCAGTTATCTCTTTTCCCAAGAAAGAtattttcttttagttctttccaaAGAATCTTCTGTAAGAGTGGTATTGTCTGAGATCCTTGTGGTGTGCGAATTTCCTGATGTgtttcctgaggatatcacttctcttcctccggaaagggaagcaGAATTCTCAATTGATCTTGTTCTTGGTACTGccccagtttccatcactccTTATAGGATATCTCCTATTTAa